The following proteins are co-located in the Fusobacteria bacterium ZRK30 genome:
- a CDS encoding Asd/ArgC dimerization domain-containing protein, protein MKNVGILGATGYAGQQLLGLLRTHPQIKIEFIASHSYEGQEFSSIYENYSYEFNKVCISNTQVEKYLNKIDLLFIALPHGKAFEITNAVATHRHTPEIEQEAGKISKKEITLTFTPHLVPMNRGILSVIYAKLREDIEEKELKKIYSEEYHGDKFIRIKDTLPETRWVKGSNYCDITVRVDKRTGRVIIISAIDNLMKGAAGQAIQNMNAIFGFEEATGIDFISIFP, encoded by the coding sequence ATGAAAAATGTCGGAATATTAGGAGCCACCGGGTATGCTGGTCAACAACTTTTAGGGCTGTTGAGAACCCATCCTCAGATAAAAATAGAATTTATTGCCTCTCATAGTTATGAGGGACAGGAGTTTTCTAGCATATATGAAAATTACTCCTATGAATTTAATAAGGTATGTATTTCTAATACACAGGTTGAGAAATATCTCAATAAAATAGACCTTCTTTTTATAGCTCTTCCCCATGGAAAAGCCTTTGAAATCACAAATGCAGTGGCAACTCACAGGCATACACCGGAGATAGAACAAGAGGCTGGTAAAATTAGTAAAAAAGAGATAACTCTTACATTCACTCCCCACCTTGTCCCTATGAATAGGGGGATCTTATCAGTTATCTATGCAAAACTTAGAGAAGATATCGAAGAAAAAGAGTTAAAAAAGATATATTCAGAGGAATATCATGGAGATAAATTTATAAGAATCAAAGATACCTTACCTGAAACAAGGTGGGTAAAAGGAAGTAACTATTGCGATATCACTGTAAGAGTGGACAAAAGAACGGGAAGGGTCATAATTATATCGGCCATAGATAACCTTATGAAGGGTGCAGCAGGTCAAGCAATACAAAATATGAATGCGATATTTGGATTTGAGGAAGCGACAGGAATAGATTTCATCTCTATTTTTCCTTAA
- a CDS encoding histidinol-phosphatase HisJ family protein: MFDYHIHSEFSDDSSEKMSNIVEEAIRKGGKKLCFTEHMEFNFPHEIKKFNLDYDAYKKEFERMRSIYGKRIDLSMGVEIGIQTGEKNIQELVNYTKKNKFDFILASAHCLEGKDLYTMDPNVGNIDDFFTRYFQEMLDVFKYFNDYDVVGHIDLIRRYFLEAQTHELEGSKEVLRELFIHIIQEGKGIEINTGGLFYDSANINPTLDIIKFYKEMGGSIITIGSDSHIAERVLSNYEKAIDYLKRAGFQYVTTFERRKKTFHKI, encoded by the coding sequence ATGTTTGATTATCATATCCATTCAGAATTTTCTGATGATTCATCGGAGAAAATGTCTAACATTGTAGAAGAAGCTATAAGAAAAGGCGGGAAAAAATTATGTTTTACAGAGCATATGGAATTCAACTTTCCCCATGAGATTAAAAAATTTAATTTAGATTATGATGCATACAAAAAGGAGTTTGAAAGGATGCGTTCTATCTATGGAAAAAGGATAGATCTATCTATGGGTGTTGAAATTGGGATACAGACAGGGGAAAAAAATATACAGGAACTGGTCAATTATACAAAAAAAAATAAATTTGATTTTATTCTGGCATCTGCCCACTGTCTTGAGGGGAAAGATCTATACACTATGGATCCCAATGTCGGGAATATAGATGATTTTTTTACTAGATATTTCCAGGAGATGTTAGATGTTTTTAAATATTTTAACGATTACGATGTAGTAGGGCATATTGATCTAATAAGAAGATATTTTTTAGAGGCACAAACTCATGAGTTAGAGGGATCTAAAGAGGTATTAAGGGAGCTTTTTATCCATATAATACAAGAGGGGAAGGGGATAGAGATAAATACAGGCGGACTTTTTTATGATTCTGCTAATATAAATCCTACCTTGGATATAATTAAATTTTATAAGGAGATGGGAGGGTCAATAATTACTATAGGAAGTGACTCCCATATAGCTGAAAGGGTCTTAAGTAACTATGAAAAAGCTATAGATTATTTAAAACGTGCAGGGTTTCAATATGTGACTACTTTTGAGAGGAGAAAAAAGACATTTCATAAAATTTAA
- a CDS encoding ATP phosphoribosyltransferase regulatory subunit has translation MKNYRKEEAFIMDFEKIFEYYGYEKIKLNTFEKYDTYFTNKDIINPNGDLYVLRPDMTLPVVKYFFEQQTQSGKFYYSDSVFRADKKGLEFNERKQVGIEYLGGENILSDIEILDLAVQTLEKLDHSYILCISNTEFIKEMIETLTEEKEQGEQILEYLYRRSSDLESYLVKIDIEEEKITRLLQLNKLFGNFKRVKETLYKMAVTDKQRKPCKTC, from the coding sequence ATGAAAAACTACAGAAAAGAAGAGGCGTTTATTATGGATTTTGAAAAGATATTCGAGTACTACGGATATGAAAAGATTAAATTGAATACCTTTGAAAAGTATGATACATACTTTACTAATAAAGATATAATAAATCCAAATGGGGATCTTTATGTGTTAAGACCGGATATGACTCTACCGGTAGTAAAATATTTTTTCGAGCAGCAGACTCAAAGTGGAAAATTTTATTATAGTGACAGTGTGTTTCGTGCAGATAAAAAAGGTCTGGAATTCAATGAAAGGAAACAGGTGGGAATAGAGTATCTGGGTGGTGAAAACATCTTATCCGATATAGAGATCTTAGATCTTGCTGTACAGACCTTGGAAAAATTAGACCATAGTTATATTTTGTGTATTTCTAATACGGAATTTATCAAAGAGATGATAGAGACTCTAACAGAGGAGAAAGAGCAAGGGGAACAGATACTTGAATATCTCTATAGAAGAAGCAGTGATCTTGAAAGTTACCTTGTAAAAATTGATATAGAAGAGGAAAAAATTACCAGACTCCTCCAATTAAACAAGCTCTTCGGAAACTTTAAAAGGGTAAAGGAAACTCTTTATAAAATGGCAGTAACTGATAAACAAAGAAAACCCTGTAAAACTTGCTAA
- the hisE gene encoding phosphoribosyl-ATP diphosphatase yields MQKTKELSCDCDGDTLLIKVEQKGPACHTGKRSCFFNKVTPVKNLTMGEALFTLDDILKDRKKNLMEGSYTAYLYKEGLDKILKKVGEECAEVIIAAKNSDKSELIYEVSDLLYHLLVLLNEQEIRLEEIKDELIKRM; encoded by the coding sequence ATTCAAAAAACAAAAGAACTATCCTGCGACTGTGATGGAGACACTTTACTTATAAAAGTAGAACAAAAAGGTCCTGCGTGTCATACAGGAAAAAGATCTTGTTTTTTTAATAAAGTCACACCTGTTAAAAATCTGACCATGGGAGAGGCACTCTTTACCCTTGATGATATTTTAAAAGACAGAAAAAAAAATCTCATGGAAGGGTCATATACAGCCTATCTGTATAAAGAAGGATTAGATAAGATACTAAAAAAAGTAGGAGAAGAGTGTGCAGAGGTAATTATTGCTGCTAAAAATTCTGATAAATCAGAACTTATATATGAGGTAAGTGATCTTTTATACCACCTTTTAGTCCTTTTAAATGAGCAGGAAATAAGGCTAGAAGAGATAAAAGATGAACTTATAAAAAGAATGTAA
- a CDS encoding lysophospholipid acyltransferase family protein — MKHKLEYYLMISFVKLLMMFPEKTRYKIAEKIGIIGYHLIKKRRMIALANLKLAFPEKTDEERIELAKKNYKVLTKAYLSSLWIMDFIFDETKVNVENYHILDDAVAENKGLIIASMHMGNLEASLKITEKYRLSDVVKAQRNPYIDEYITKNRSQLNFNMIKKSKNTPRELLKVIKNKEILALFSDHRDKGTTVNFFGRDTIAPTGAIHFALKFKVPLVFGYSILNEDNTNTVKIVKRIELIETGDLKNDVKVNTQNLIYLIEEAIKEHPEQWMWFHDRWRLSKEFKK; from the coding sequence ATGAAACATAAATTAGAATATTATCTCATGATTAGTTTTGTAAAATTACTTATGATGTTTCCGGAAAAAACAAGATATAAAATTGCTGAAAAAATAGGAATAATAGGGTATCACCTTATTAAAAAAAGAAGGATGATAGCATTAGCCAACCTAAAATTAGCTTTTCCTGAGAAAACAGATGAGGAAAGAATAGAACTAGCTAAAAAAAATTATAAGGTGCTGACTAAAGCATACCTTTCATCTCTATGGATTATGGACTTTATCTTCGATGAGACAAAGGTCAATGTAGAAAATTACCATATCCTAGACGATGCTGTAGCTGAAAATAAAGGTCTTATCATAGCTAGTATGCATATGGGAAATTTAGAAGCCTCTCTGAAGATTACAGAAAAATATAGATTATCCGATGTGGTTAAAGCCCAAAGGAATCCCTATATCGATGAGTATATCACTAAAAATCGTAGCCAGCTTAATTTTAATATGATAAAAAAATCCAAAAATACCCCTAGAGAACTTCTAAAGGTAATTAAAAACAAGGAGATCTTAGCACTTTTTTCAGATCACAGGGATAAGGGTACTACTGTTAATTTCTTTGGCAGAGACACCATAGCTCCTACAGGTGCCATACACTTCGCATTAAAATTTAAAGTTCCATTGGTATTTGGATATTCCATATTAAATGAAGATAATACTAATACGGTAAAAATTGTAAAAAGAATTGAACTTATTGAAACAGGAGATCTAAAAAATGATGTAAAGGTCAATACACAAAATTTAATCTACCTTATAGAGGAAGCTATCAAGGAACATCCAGAACAATGGATGTGGTTCCATGACAGATGGAGACTGAGTAAGGAATTTAAAAAATAA
- a CDS encoding NAD(P)/FAD-dependent oxidoreductase, with translation MYDVAIIGGGVIGCSIARELSKYKIKTVVIEQEGDVSCGATKANSGIVHGGYDAAYGTKKGYFSHRGNILFEGLNKELNFGFEKIGSLVLAFDQKELKTLSKIIENGKKNGVENLKVIGREKLLELEPNVGSAVGALYCKEAGIVSPYEYCIALAENAISNGVEFKFNSRVENIDRINNIYTIKTVSGEVKTKLVINAAGVNSDIISNMMNDEYFHIIPRKGEYLVYTKGYGDKVNHVIFQCPNEKGKGVLVTPTYHNNLMVGPDAQIMDDKYDTSTNIDKLFDIIGKAEKSIPNLENKKIIRSFAGTRATSSLHDFIIEETESKKFINVAGIESPGITSSPAIAQYVRDLVEKIIELPKNNEFNPYREPNILKKPKDDMLPMKTVNEYINLDEDDPDRIVCRCEQVRQREILDALDRGIKITSTDGIKRRTRAGMGICQGRFCEPRVKKIIAKRYGISEEEITTRGIGSGSEPVRVEIMKLRSK, from the coding sequence ATGTATGATGTTGCTATAATTGGTGGAGGAGTTATCGGATGCAGTATAGCCCGGGAGCTTTCTAAATATAAAATAAAAACAGTAGTAATAGAGCAAGAAGGGGATGTAAGCTGTGGTGCTACAAAGGCAAATTCAGGGATTGTTCACGGGGGCTACGATGCTGCCTATGGTACTAAGAAAGGTTACTTTAGTCATAGAGGTAATATACTTTTTGAGGGTTTAAATAAGGAACTAAATTTTGGATTTGAAAAAATTGGATCATTGGTACTGGCCTTTGATCAGAAGGAATTAAAAACACTATCTAAAATAATTGAAAATGGTAAAAAAAATGGAGTAGAAAATTTAAAGGTTATAGGTAGAGAGAAATTACTAGAATTAGAGCCAAATGTAGGAAGTGCTGTAGGGGCCTTATATTGTAAGGAAGCAGGAATAGTTTCTCCCTATGAATATTGTATAGCGTTGGCTGAAAATGCCATATCAAATGGAGTGGAATTTAAATTTAACAGCAGGGTCGAAAATATAGATAGAATAAATAATATATATACCATAAAAACAGTTTCAGGAGAAGTAAAGACAAAGTTAGTTATCAATGCTGCCGGAGTAAACTCTGATATTATTTCTAATATGATGAATGATGAATATTTTCATATAATCCCACGAAAGGGGGAATACCTGGTCTATACAAAGGGGTATGGGGATAAAGTTAACCATGTTATATTTCAATGTCCCAATGAAAAAGGAAAAGGTGTCTTGGTTACACCTACCTATCACAACAACCTTATGGTAGGCCCAGATGCACAAATTATGGATGATAAATATGATACTTCTACAAATATAGATAAGTTATTTGATATTATAGGTAAAGCAGAAAAATCTATTCCAAATTTGGAAAATAAAAAAATTATCAGAAGTTTTGCAGGAACCAGAGCTACCAGCAGTCTCCACGACTTTATAATTGAGGAAACTGAATCTAAAAAATTCATCAATGTGGCAGGAATAGAATCACCGGGGATAACATCTTCCCCTGCAATAGCCCAGTATGTAAGAGATTTAGTTGAAAAGATAATCGAACTGCCTAAAAATAATGAGTTTAATCCCTATAGAGAGCCCAACATTTTAAAGAAGCCAAAGGATGATATGCTGCCTATGAAAACAGTAAATGAGTATATCAATTTAGATGAGGATGATCCTGATAGGATCGTGTGCAGGTGTGAGCAGGTCAGACAGAGAGAGATCTTAGATGCCTTGGACAGGGGGATAAAAATTACTTCTACCGATGGAATAAAAAGGCGTACCCGGGCAGGAATGGGAATATGCCAAGGTAGATTCTGTGAACCCCGGGTAAAAAAAATTATTGCTAAAAGATATGGCATTTCAGAAGAGGAGATAACTACCAGAGGGATAGGAAGCGGGAGTGAACCTGTCCGGGTAGAGATTATGAAATTAAGAAGTAAATAA
- a CDS encoding C-GCAxxG-C-C family protein, translating into MINKYYKGRILIMVEKIDLDMVRNSAFKYYTDGDFYCSEAVVLAIKEMFGLDYGDEVVRLASGFAIGMGGSGCVCGAVVGANMAIGMVFGRDKAKDRRVKKTLKLSKEVHDYFKEEKGSLCCRVLTRKFKKFGSKEHKEQCALFTGELAYKTAEVIARELKITVVKNGSEEIKIKKRGLFNF; encoded by the coding sequence ATGATTAATAAATATTATAAAGGTAGGATTTTAATTATGGTTGAAAAAATAGATTTAGATATGGTAAGGAATAGTGCATTTAAATATTATACAGATGGAGATTTTTATTGTTCAGAGGCAGTTGTCTTAGCTATTAAAGAGATGTTTGGTTTAGATTATGGAGACGAAGTTGTTCGGTTAGCATCTGGTTTTGCTATTGGAATGGGAGGTTCTGGCTGTGTTTGCGGTGCAGTTGTAGGTGCTAACATGGCTATTGGAATGGTTTTTGGAAGAGATAAAGCTAAGGATAGAAGAGTAAAAAAAACTTTAAAGCTGTCAAAGGAAGTTCATGATTATTTTAAAGAGGAAAAAGGCTCTTTATGTTGTAGAGTATTAACACGTAAGTTTAAAAAGTTTGGTTCTAAGGAGCATAAGGAACAGTGTGCGTTATTTACCGGAGAGCTGGCTTATAAAACTGCTGAAGTTATAGCTAGAGAGTTGAAAATAACTGTAGTTAAAAATGGGAGTGAAGAAATCAAAATAAAAAAAAGAGGCCTTTTTAATTTTTAA
- a CDS encoding RNA methyltransferase: MEFINSKENKLFKTIKKLKQKKYRERENLFLAEGHKFLDFSINPKYIILRDGVEENFPKIDNFNCKKYIYSDTLFNDISTQENSQGVILIYDFLSNSIDDLGKNIVILDRIQDPGNLGTIIRLVDAVGFKDIILTTGSVDIYNDKSVRSSMGSLFNLNINYMSEEKLVEFLKLNNYNILSSGLTNESVNYNKVKLQGKNAVVFGNEGQGVSKEILEASNEIVKIPIYGSAESLNVGVATGIILYKVKEILEEYEV; encoded by the coding sequence GTGGAATTTATAAACAGTAAGGAAAATAAATTATTTAAAACTATAAAGAAATTAAAACAAAAAAAATACAGAGAGAGAGAAAATCTTTTTTTAGCAGAGGGACATAAATTTTTGGATTTTTCTATAAACCCTAAATATATCATATTACGTGATGGTGTGGAAGAAAATTTTCCTAAGATAGATAATTTTAACTGCAAGAAATATATATATAGTGATACCTTATTTAATGATATTTCAACACAAGAAAATTCACAAGGTGTAATTTTAATCTATGATTTTCTATCTAATTCTATAGATGATTTAGGAAAAAATATAGTTATCTTAGACCGTATTCAGGATCCTGGAAACCTTGGTACAATCATTAGATTGGTTGATGCAGTGGGCTTTAAAGATATCATATTAACAACTGGAAGTGTTGATATATATAATGATAAGAGTGTCAGAAGCAGTATGGGATCATTATTTAATCTAAATATAAACTACATGTCAGAAGAAAAACTTGTGGAATTTTTAAAATTAAATAACTACAATATTTTATCTAGCGGATTAACAAATGAAAGTGTAAATTATAACAAGGTTAAGCTACAGGGGAAAAATGCAGTTGTTTTTGGAAATGAAGGACAAGGGGTATCAAAAGAGATATTAGAAGCGAGTAATGAGATTGTAAAAATACCTATATATGGAAGTGCAGAATCACTGAATGTAGGAGTGGCCACTGGAATCATATTGTATAAGGTCAAAGAAATACTGGAGGAATATGAGGTATAA
- a CDS encoding NUDIX hydrolase yields MRYKHLKKDKVFENKHFEIYEEDLILPNGNQVRWTFLKNYIAVGVIAFTPEGKLLLVKQYRPALKQEIVEIPAGLVDPGEDVEKAAMRELEEETGYRAEKMTKVCEYFRSPGLSSSKMYIYHAEDLVKTCQNLDEDEFLEVLEVDVKEIDEILKTPLDGKTMYSLNYIKSNLKK; encoded by the coding sequence ATGAGGTATAAACATTTAAAAAAAGACAAAGTTTTTGAAAATAAACATTTTGAGATATATGAGGAAGACTTAATTCTGCCTAATGGTAATCAAGTAAGATGGACTTTTTTAAAGAATTATATAGCTGTAGGAGTAATTGCATTTACTCCAGAGGGGAAACTTTTATTGGTTAAACAATATAGACCGGCTTTAAAACAAGAAATAGTTGAGATCCCTGCAGGACTTGTAGATCCTGGTGAAGATGTGGAAAAAGCTGCCATGAGAGAGCTTGAAGAAGAAACTGGATACAGAGCTGAAAAAATGACTAAAGTATGTGAATATTTTAGAAGTCCAGGACTCTCCTCTTCTAAAATGTATATCTATCATGCTGAAGATTTAGTTAAAACATGCCAAAATCTAGATGAGGATGAATTTTTAGAAGTTTTAGAAGTTGATGTAAAAGAGATCGATGAGATATTAAAGACCCCTTTAGACGGAAAGACCATGTATTCACTTAACTATATAAAATCAAATTTAAAAAAATAG
- a CDS encoding 16S rRNA pseudouridine(516) synthase — protein sequence MRLDKHLTECGLGSRSEVKKILKTREIKVNGRIEISPKLNISTDDVILYKGEMIEYKAMRYYIMNKPAGYITATEDRRDKTVMEILPEWVIQKKLFPVGRLDKDTEGLLLFTNDGPLSHELLSPKKHVDKVYYVEAEKNITDEDIKKLELGVDIGGYITKPSKCERVDENKINLTISEGRFHQVKKMLHAVNNCVVYLKRIKFASLELADMKIGEVREINVEEIL from the coding sequence ATGAGATTAGATAAACATTTAACTGAATGTGGATTAGGGAGCAGAAGCGAAGTAAAAAAAATATTGAAAACTAGAGAAATAAAGGTAAATGGAAGGATAGAAATTTCCCCGAAACTTAATATTTCCACTGATGATGTAATTTTATACAAGGGTGAAATGATAGAATATAAAGCAATGAGATATTATATCATGAATAAACCTGCTGGATATATTACGGCAACTGAGGATAGAAGAGATAAAACTGTTATGGAGATCCTGCCAGAATGGGTAATTCAAAAAAAACTTTTCCCCGTTGGAAGATTGGATAAAGATACAGAGGGACTATTACTTTTTACAAATGACGGTCCTCTTTCCCATGAATTACTTTCTCCTAAAAAACATGTGGATAAAGTTTATTATGTGGAAGCTGAAAAAAATATTACAGATGAGGATATAAAAAAATTAGAATTAGGAGTGGACATAGGTGGGTACATTACTAAACCATCTAAGTGTGAAAGGGTAGATGAAAACAAGATAAATCTCACAATAAGTGAGGGAAGATTTCATCAAGTTAAGAAGATGCTCCATGCAGTAAACAATTGTGTGGTATATTTAAAGAGAATCAAATTTGCCAGTTTAGAATTGGCAGATATGAAAATTGGAGAAGTCAGAGAAATCAATGTGGAGGAAATCTTATGA
- a CDS encoding PHP domain-containing protein, translating into MNFLIDMHTHTNTTPHAYSSLEENIRAGKKRGIKIIANTMHGPYLQDSPHWWAIANQRTLPDYVDGVRVLKSVEANVVNIDGELDINDKIIEICDIIIGGFHSIPEYGDTGDINKNTKAIINVIQNNVVDILVHLGNPEFPIDYEKVVIAAKKHNVAIEINNGSLTTSRAGSKPNCEKIMELCFKYKPYISLGSDAHFSTLIGEFSEAIELIGTYNKELILNTNEDKLKEFAVLRGKNI; encoded by the coding sequence ATGAATTTTTTAATAGATATGCATACACATACAAATACCACACCTCATGCTTACAGTTCTCTGGAGGAAAACATCAGAGCTGGAAAGAAAAGAGGAATTAAAATTATTGCTAACACCATGCATGGTCCTTATCTTCAGGATTCACCTCATTGGTGGGCAATCGCCAATCAGAGAACATTACCTGATTATGTAGATGGAGTAAGAGTATTAAAAAGTGTAGAAGCGAATGTAGTAAATATAGATGGTGAGTTAGATATAAATGATAAAATAATTGAGATCTGTGACATTATTATAGGAGGTTTTCATAGTATCCCTGAATATGGAGATACCGGTGATATAAATAAAAATACCAAAGCTATTATAAATGTTATACAAAATAATGTGGTAGATATCTTAGTTCATTTGGGAAATCCAGAGTTTCCTATAGATTACGAGAAAGTAGTTATTGCAGCGAAAAAACATAATGTAGCTATAGAAATTAACAATGGATCCCTAACTACCAGCAGAGCAGGATCGAAACCAAACTGTGAAAAGATTATGGAACTTTGTTTTAAATATAAGCCTTATATATCTTTGGGGAGTGATGCACATTTTTCTACTCTTATCGGTGAATTTAGTGAAGCTATAGAATTAATAGGAACTTATAACAAAGAATTAATATTGAATACAAATGAAGATAAATTAAAGGAATTTGCTGTTCTTAGAGGTAAAAATATATAG
- a CDS encoding tyrosine-type recombinase/integrase — translation MELIKKDTSLSIPKKRRRNRENSGTIFSIYKSEKTLKDYMFHLNDFLKYIYEYDGDLNPDETMNMMNNIEKEDIEDYLKHLLHERELKKSSINKSISSLKSLYKELEKNGYNNPFKYVPLFKTTKHNLDNVLKLSYEELKEIILNFSVVDDKSFRDLVILYTLFYTGLRSSELINLKYEDIIERQGSIVLRLKETKSGKEQYKPLHDECYKKIMEFKNYIIKLYKVDLEEILDHYIFSKSFLPNEKMSYNNLYRIIKDKGLTIGKDISPHNIRHTVATELSLRGADILEIRDFLGHADTKVTEVYINAKNILEKRAITKLPKLI, via the coding sequence ATGGAATTAATAAAAAAAGACACCAGTCTCTCGATTCCTAAAAAACGAAGAAGAAATCGAGAAAATAGCGGGACAATATTTTCTATCTATAAGTCTGAAAAAACTTTAAAAGATTATATGTTCCATTTAAATGACTTTTTAAAATACATATACGAATATGACGGGGATCTAAATCCTGATGAAACTATGAATATGATGAACAACATTGAAAAAGAAGATATAGAAGATTATCTGAAACATCTCCTCCATGAGAGAGAGTTAAAAAAAAGCTCTATCAATAAGAGTATATCATCTCTTAAGAGTCTATATAAGGAATTGGAGAAGAATGGTTATAATAATCCATTCAAATATGTCCCTCTATTTAAAACAACTAAACATAATTTAGATAACGTTCTCAAACTCTCATATGAGGAATTGAAGGAGATTATATTAAATTTTTCCGTTGTAGATGATAAGAGTTTTAGGGATCTGGTTATTTTATATACTTTATTCTATACTGGGTTGAGAAGTTCCGAGTTAATAAACTTGAAATACGAGGATATAATCGAGAGGCAGGGAAGTATAGTTTTGAGGTTGAAAGAGACGAAAAGTGGAAAAGAACAATATAAACCTCTCCATGATGAGTGTTATAAAAAAATAATGGAGTTTAAAAATTACATCATAAAGCTTTATAAAGTTGATTTGGAAGAGATATTAGATCACTATATTTTTTCTAAGAGCTTTCTTCCTAACGAGAAAATGTCCTATAATAATTTGTATAGAATCATAAAGGATAAAGGTCTCACCATAGGAAAGGATATTTCTCCACACAATATCAGGCATACAGTAGCTACAGAGTTATCTCTACGTGGTGCGGATATTTTAGAAATACGTGATTTTTTAGGACATGCCGACACCAAAGTTACCGAAGTATATATCAATGCAAAAAATATATTAGAGAAAAGAGCTATCACCAAATTACCGAAGCTGATTTGA
- a CDS encoding TIM barrel protein encodes MKKLLSFIASDNYLEQIGDGWNELDRILQKYKLDGIETMTGGFYNPENIESVKAIGHHLLYFPSWLHMWLEDKEELIKEFDSLEKAVEVYGGWGRQRLVDFYKSELLDSIKMGSEYMVFHVAHVGLDEVFGDNFKYGNKEVLGYTVELLNEVFKDVKNGPILLLENLWWPGMDLLDEIETKEFLDQINYSNKGIMLDISHLTLTDKNINNFETVEKYIGEVILNSKILKRYIRGIHLNATFPFLYRKNRLKENQNKIAVTKNRIDRYGIIIDHITNLDSHEIYNDNSINRILEKLDIEYLVYEFKWKNKNQLLENLKKQNKVLLI; translated from the coding sequence ATGAAAAAATTACTTAGTTTTATAGCATCTGACAACTATCTGGAACAAATAGGAGATGGGTGGAATGAATTGGATAGAATTTTACAAAAATATAAATTAGATGGTATAGAAACTATGACCGGTGGATTTTATAACCCTGAAAATATAGAGAGTGTAAAAGCTATTGGGCATCATCTATTATATTTTCCATCATGGCTGCATATGTGGCTGGAGGATAAGGAAGAATTAATAAAAGAATTTGATAGTTTGGAAAAAGCTGTAGAAGTTTATGGAGGATGGGGGCGTCAAAGGTTGGTTGATTTTTATAAAAGTGAACTTTTAGACTCCATTAAGATGGGATCGGAATATATGGTTTTTCATGTAGCTCATGTTGGACTGGATGAAGTATTTGGCGATAATTTTAAATATGGAAATAAAGAGGTTTTAGGTTATACAGTGGAACTTCTCAATGAAGTTTTTAAAGATGTGAAGAATGGGCCTATATTACTTTTAGAAAATTTATGGTGGCCGGGAATGGACCTCTTAGATGAGATAGAAACAAAAGAGTTTTTAGATCAGATAAATTATTCTAACAAAGGGATTATGCTGGATATATCCCATCTGACATTAACAGATAAAAATATAAACAATTTTGAAACAGTTGAAAAATATATAGGAGAGGTAATTTTAAATTCTAAAATTCTAAAAAGATATATCCGCGGAATTCATCTAAATGCTACTTTTCCATTTTTATATAGAAAAAATAGATTAAAAGAAAACCAAAACAAAATAGCTGTTACTAAAAATAGAATAGACCGATATGGAATAATAATAGATCATATCACCAATTTAGATTCTCACGAAATATATAATGACAACTCTATAAATAGAATTCTAGAAAAATTAGATATTGAATATTTAGTCTATGAATTTAAATGGAAAAATAAAAATCAATTGTTGGAAAATTTAAAAAAGCAAAATAAAGTCCTATTAATTTAA